CCGACATTCGCGTTAAAGGATGATTTAGATGAAAATAGCGATAGCACACGATTACTTAATCCAAATGGGCGGAGCGGAAAGGGTAGTAGAGGTATTCCACGATATGTATCCGGAGGCTCCTATCTTCACAACGGTGTTCAGCGACGACCGCCTGTCGCGTAACTTGAAAGATGCGGATATTAGAGCCACTTGGCTACAAAAAGTCCCAGGAGTGAAGGCCAACTTCAAAGGAGTGCTGCCGCTATATCCCATCGCTATCCGTGATTTTGATTTTAGGGATTTCGATATTGTTTTAAGCTCCAGCAGTGCATTTATGAAAAGCATCCAGGTACCCAAACATACGTTTCACATTTGTTATTGTCACACACCGATGCGGTTTGCCTGGGATTACGATACATATATGGCCCGGCAGTCCAAATCCAACCTGCTCAAAAACATGCTAAAGCTGTACATGAACCGGTTGAAAACATGGGATGCCAAAACTTCGCGCAACGTAGACCAGTTTGTCGCCAACTCTTCGGTTGTTAAAAGAAGAATTTTGCACTATTACCAAAGGGATTCGGATGTCATTTTCCCACCTATTAATACATCCCGTTTTAAACGCGCTACAAACATCGGTGACTATTACCTGATCGTATCCCGATTGGTGTCCTACAAGCGCATCGATCTCGCGATCGAAGCATTCAAACGTAACGGTCTCAAGCTGCGCATTGTGGGTGAAGGACCAGATCGTAAACGACTCGAAGGTATGGCTGCCCCGAACATTGAGTTCCTCGGCAGGCTTGAGGACGAAGAGGTTAACAAGCTGATGGCAGAATGCCGAGCGCTCGTTTTTCCGGGCGAAGAGGACTTCGGTATTACGCCTTTGGAGGCGAATGCGGCCGGACGGCCTGTCATCGCTTTTCAGGGTGGGGGAGCGCTGGATACGATTGTTCCTCATGTGAACGGCGTATTTTTCCGCAAGCATCAAGTAGAGGATGTGCTAGAGGCCGTCGCAAAGGTCGAGCAGCATGCATGGAATGTGGACGATATCATTACCCATGCCCGCAAATTTGATGAAGATAACTTCAAGGATCAACTGAAAAAGTATGTAGAACAAGCCTATGTGAACTTTCTAAAAGGAGGATGAACGGAATGAAGCTGGCTGTAATTGGTACTGGATACGTTGGGCTCGTCTCGGGTGTATGTTTTGCGCAAAAAGGTAATGAGGTGATTTGTGTCGATCTGGAGCAGTACAAAATCGACATGTTGAACCGGGCAGAATCTCCGATTTATGAACCGGGTATTGAGGAATTGATCGCGCTGAATCTGGAAGCAGGTCGATTGGAGTTTACTTCGGATTTGGCTGATGCGGTACGCCGCTCGGATATCGTCATTTTGGCGGTAGGTACGCCTTCTCTGGCTAACGGCGAGGCGAACTTGTCCTACATTGAACAGGCGGCTGCTGATGTTGGGAAAGCCATGAACGGGTATAAGATTATTATGACCAAGAGTACTGTACCTGTCGGAACGAACGAAAAGATTAAGGACGTATTGGCTCGTCACACGAGTTTGTCTTTCGATATCGTATCTGCGCCGGAGTTTCTGAGAGAAGGCTCAGCCATCAATGATACGCTTCATCCGGATCGCATCATTATTGGTTTGGACAATACTGGATTGCGTGAAACAATGGTCACTCTGCATCAGGTGTTCACGGATAAAATCTATGTGACGGATATCCGTAGTGCTGAAATGATCAAATACGCGTCAAATGCGTTCCTGGCAACTAAAATTTCGTTCATTAACGAAATCGCTAATATTTGCGAAAAGGTTGGCGCCGATGTAACCTGTGTGGCTGATGGCATGGGTATGGACAAACGGATCGGCTCCTCTTTCCTACAAGCAGGGATCGGGTATGGTGGCTCTTGCTTTCCAAAAGACACAAATGCGCTTATCCAAATTGCGGGTAATGTAGACTATGAATTTAAGTTGTTGAAATCGGTGGTCGAGGTGAATACCGACCAGCGCTTTATGATTGTATCCAAGCTGCGTGAATCGCTGGGTCAACTGAACGGTGTGTCGATTGGCATTTGGGGCCTCGCCTTCAAGCCAAATACAGACGACATCCGCGAAGCTCCAGCACTGGAAATCGTAGAAACACTCATTCAGGCAGGCGCAATTGTCAAACTGTATGATCCCATTGCGATGGATAAATTCAAGGAGCACGTGGATCACCCGAATATTGTGTGGTGCTCATCCCCACAGCAAGCCGCCGAAGGTAGCGACGCTGTGTGCCTGTTGACCGATTGGGAAGAGTTCAAAAAGGTCGATCTCGTACAACTGGCCTCCCTTCTGCGCAAACCGGTTCTAATTGACGGTCGTAACGTATTCGCCGAGGAACAGATTCAAGGCTCCGGGCTGGAATACTATTCCGTGGGTCGTCCGCGGATGAGTGGGTGGAACAGAGATAAAGTGGAAGTTTAAAAAGTGACTGTGGTGGTGGGGGAGGCGCTGCGCGTGCAGATTGTTCTTCCGATTGCTGTTACCCCCGGATTTTCTTGATTGTGTAAAACATTCAAAGGTTAAAATCCGGGGGTAAAGGCAAACGCTGACGCTTCTTCAGAACAATTCTGCCCGCTCCGCTGCTTTCCGCCGTGGAGTCACAGTTTTAAACTCCCACCTTATGGGATGGGAGTAGGAAGGGCGTATCGGAAGGAGCGGCGCGGTTGATGCCGCTCCTTCCGATCAAAGCGCCTCGCGGCTGGGCCGAGCGCGTGAGCGCTAACAGGCTGACCGGACTTAATAATGTCCGGTCGCGCCTTTTGCAATAAACGGTATGATCGGCATGATGCATTTTTGAGTAGCGCAGGGGTGGATTTGAATCTGGAGAAGCGATAGCTTTCGCCTTTGGACCGGGATTCAAACCTATATACGATTTTATATAATCGAATGAATCCCGGTCCAACAGCGATCGTAAGATCAAATCCAGCCCGTAGCGGACTACTCAACCCTGCCCCATCCGATCACCCATACATTATAGAGAGGAAGTGGAGAGTTATGAAGCTCGTACTTTTGTCTGGTGGTTCCGGTAAAAGATTATGGCCTTTGTCCAACGATTCCCGTTCCAAACAATTTTTGAAGGTACTGGAGAGCCCGGAGGGGACTTCGGAATCCATGGTACAGCGGGTATGGAGACAATTGGGAGACAACGGATTATCAGAATCCTCGTTTATTGCGACAGGGAGAGCACAGGTCGAAATGATCCAGAGTCAGGTTGGGCCGAATACGCGTATCATTGTTGAGCCAGAACGCAGAGACACCTTTCCTGCGATTGCGCTGACAGCGACTTATTTATATTCCATTGCAGGTGTTTCACCTGATGAAATTGTAGCTATATTGCCTGTAGATCCTTATGTTGAGGATGCTTTCTTCGCCTCCGTAGCCCAACTGGAACATACGCTTCAGGAGAGTGAAGGCAAGCTTGCATTAATCGGGGTTGTCCCTTCCTATCCTTCAGAGAAATATGGTTACATTATTCCGAAAAACGATGCCACCCAAGGTAGCACTGGCTACCGCGAAGTGAGCCATTTTCAAGAGAAACCCGACCGGGAGCAGGCGGAGCGTCTGATTGAACGCAATGCTCTATGGAACTGCGGGGTTTTTGCGTTCAAATTAAGTTATTTGCTGGATATCTTGGCATCCAAGGGATTGCCGCTGAATTATGAAGAAATGCAAAAGCAATACGCATCTCTGGAAAAAATCAGTTTTGACTATGAAGTAGTCGAGAAGGAAAAGGACATTGTAGTTCTTCCGTATGATGGTTTTTGGAAGGATTTAGGTACTTGGAATACGCTCACAGAAGAAATGTCTAATCAACAAGTGGGCAGAGGTGTAGTAACGGAGGATTGCGTCAATACGAGTCTTATTAACGAGTTGGACATTCCTGTGGCGATCATTGGAACGAATGATCTGATTGTAGCCGCTAGCCCGGATGGCATTCTTGTGACCAATAAGGCAGAAAGTCCTCGTATTAAAGAAGTGCTCAAGGCTCATGATCAGCGTCCAATGTATGAAGAACGTCGTTGGGGGCAGTATCGGGTTGTGGATTATGTCAAATATGACGAGGGTAACGAGGTATTGACCAAACGAATCCGCGTACGAAAAGGCAAAAATATCAGCTACCAGCTTCATTTCAAACGGAGTGAAATCTGGACCATTATTAGCGGTGAAGCGGAAATTATTTTGAATGAGAAGCTACACAAAGTAAAGGCTGGTGATGTAGTCCGCATTCCTGAAGGGACGAAGCATAGCATTTTGGCTGTGACCGATGTGGATTTTATTGAGGTGCAGACTGGCTCTGAATTGGTTGAAGAGGATATTGTCCGCTTTTGTATGGATTGGAATGAAATTTCCCGTCACCAATTTATCTCATAATTATTTTCGTAAAAACGAAAAAAAGACAAATTCATGAAAATTCATGGCCCAAACTGTCGAATTTGGGCGAAAACCTGTAAATTCATGAACATGACCTATTAAATTTTGGTAAAATAAAGTCGATACTTAGGGTAAGAAGGAATCCAAACTCCTTCCAACGATAAACGCAGCCCTGTCGAAAGGCAGGTACGCAAAGCTAAAGGGCCTTCCACAAGGATGGCAGCCTGGCTACCGAAAGGAAGAGCGAAAGTGAGATTCAATTTTATTCCTCTGTATCGACTGATACGTCATGTACTCCCCGTTGTTATACTTTTTTCATTGTTGCCCGTCGGTTTTGGTGATTCTCTGTCTGTGGCGAATGCCGCTTCATTACAACCTGTTAATTCGGACGCTTCTATTCAGGCCCGTGAACTATACAATTATTTACTCAACATCTCAGGGAAAAAAATAGTCACCGGTCAGCATGATTATTTGGAAAGTCCGGATGAATTAAGTAACAAGGTCCAAAAAATCAGTCAGGCATATGTAGGTGTACACGGCTATGAGATGGGAGCTATCTCTGGTCAATCTGACGCTACAGAAGCAGCGCAACGTAAAAATGTCGTCGATAGTGCTATCCGTTGGGACAGATCCGGTGGTATTGTGACGATGACTTTTCATGAAGCGCTACCAGGTAGGCCACTGACTTGGGCCAATGTACAGGCGAAAGTAAGTCAGACAGAGTTCAACAAATACGTGACCCCAGGTACTACGCAGTATAACCTCCTCATTGCCGATCTGGATAAGGTCGCTGTATCGTTAAAGCAGCTTCGTGATGCAGGGGTTCCGGTTTTGTGGAGACCTTACCACGAGATGAATGGCGACTGGTTCTGGTGGGGAAACAAAAATAATTTCAATCAGCTATGGAATATCATGTACGACCGTTTTACCAACACACATCAATTGAACAATCTGCTGTGGGTATGGAGTCCGAATGCGCCCAATTCGTATACTGTCCCGTACACCCCGAAATACCCGGGGGATGACAGAGTGGACATCTTGGCAGTAGATATTTACAACAATGATTTTAAGCAAAGTCATTACGAAGGTCTGCTTGGGCTGGCACGGAATAAGCCGATTGCCATTGGGGAGCACGGTGAGATGCCTAGTTCTGAGGTGTTGCAGGCTCAACCTAAATGGGTATATTCCATGACTTGGGGCAAGATGCTGACTGAGAATAACACAACAAATCAAATTCAGGATTATATGAATGATTCGAGGAGTTTGACGCGGGATGATGTGAAGAATGGATTGGAAACGATTCAACCACCTGGGACAGATATACCGACCTTACCGGACGAGGGACAAAGTGAGCCTATCCCGGCTCCGCCAGTAGTGATCGTTCCCCCAGCTCCGACTCCTCCTTCTGTTCCTGATGTGGTATATGTGAACGGGTTGCGTGGCGAATATTTTAACAATATGAATTTGAATGGAAGTCCTGTTTTGATCCGTACAGATAGCAAGCTGGACTACAACTGGCGTGCCAATGCAGCTGACCCTAAGGTGAATGCCGATCAGTTCTCGGTTCGCTGGACGGGTAAAATCAAACCGCAATATAGCGAGACCTATACGTTCACCACGATATCCGATGATGGTATCCGTGTATGGGTAGACGGCAAGTTGGTGATTGACAGCTGGTTCAAACAAAGCTGGACAGAGCGTAAAGGCAGTATGACTTTGGAAGCAGGCAAAATGGTAGATTTAAAAGTAGAATACTATGATGAAAAAGGCGACGCGATGGCACGTCTAATGTGGGAAAGTCAGCATGAAGCGAAAGCGGTGATTCCCGGAAACGCTTTGTTTCTTCCTTGATTAATACTCTTTCCCGGTCCAAAAATTTGAGGAGAGAGGGTCGATCATATGATAAAAAAATGGTTATCCCATAGGTATACAGTAGTTTTATCTGGACTACTAGCGATCGTAGCTATAGCGATGATCGCTTGGTTTATATACACGCCTTCAAGAAGCGCAGAATTGCAGACGGATAAAGTAGCAGCTGCCAGTCCAGTATGGAAGCTGGGGCAGAGGGATGACTCTTCAGCGGAATTCAAAGGTGTGGTCGGCAGGGATAATATCGACATTTCTACAGCAGCTGCCTCTACCGAATCATCTGCTAAAGGAGCAATGTCAGCGTTGTCGGTAGCAGAAGAGAGTACAACAGTTCCGGTATTGCTCAGCAGTGGAGATATTCCTCCCGGTTTGAATGCGTCCACGAACCCTGAACTGACACTCCAGTATAAGCTGAATCAGATTCCTCCCAATGGTATGATATTCCGTGTTCGGATTTTAGATGCGGGCAAAGCAGTCCCACAAATGGCTGTATTTTCAAATCAACAGCTGTCCGGTATTATTCAGATTGCCGGAGTATCCGGTACTGGGAGTGCTTATAATTTCAAAAACAACTACGAGCTGTATATACCCAAAGAGCAATTGCAAAGCGGTGTTAACGTACTCAAGCTAAAGACAGCGCGCTGCCTATACTGCTCCTCTGCAGAAGATAAAAATGTGTGGTGGACTTGGGATGACTTGAGCTTGGAGACGTTAGCTTCACCTGCGACCGAACCGGTACACGGTAAATATATACTGACCGGAACAAATGTGAACAATAAAGAATTTTATTATGATCAGGGTGCAGTTAAGCATTTACCATACGTTCTCAAATGGCTGGGAATTGCTTATAGTGGCAATGTCATGAGGGTCACCTGTGCCAGCAATGTGGGCAAGGCATGTACAGACGTGGATGATTACTATCAAACGTTAAAGCAGTATAATATGCAATCGTCTGCTTTGTATTTATATACAGGTGATATCAAGCTGCAAAAAGATGGTTCTCTGCCAGAAACGGCCAAGCAAAAGTTGCGCGATTATGTAAAAAAATACGGTTCTTATCTTCAATATTATGAAGTAGATAACGAACCTGGATTATTTAATCGCTCCAAGGCGGTAAATCTGGCTGTAGCTAAGTGGTTGAATACGGAAGGGAAGCAATTGGCACCGCATCTCAAAACGGTAGCGCCGGGTTGGGCCTACTGGCCGACGTACTCTACCAAGGCGTGCAAAAATCAAACCGGAGGTACGAAAAAATGCGGTGATCCGGATGGATGGGAGCGAGACCCGGCGCAGCGTAAACAGCTGGAGGAAGTCACTGATCTGACCAACGGACACGCCTACGGTGAATCGTATAATGAAGAGGGCGGGGGCAGCTTCATTCAAAATTTGAAAACCTTCGGCGGTTCGAGCGACGGACTGGCGAAGAAGATGCTGAACACGGAGTTCGGTACCAATGATACGCATCGAGATAATCCAGATTATGGGGCTAGTCAGCCACAAGCAGCCGCATTCGACCGGATTATGCGTTCACAAATTGGGTTTGCCGATATGTTTATCCAGCACGCTGCTTTTTATAAAGATTATACGCTGTTTAAAACAGGCTTCGATCTGCAAAGTCATAACCCGGCCAACACAGAAATTTATCCGTTCGGGCAGGGACAGGACACTCGTGTTAAGATCATGAGACGCTTGAGTCTAGCCTATGCCACCCATGGAAAACCTCTGACTTATACAGTGCTGAATCCAGAGGATACCAAGGATAAAATGGTGTATGTGCGTGCGGTGGATACGTCCAAGCTTAAACCGCTGGCAGGTAGCGGCGCTACTTCAAACAAATTGCTGGTGAATCTAGTGAATTTCGAATCCACCACGCAGACCGTTCGTGTACGGGTGACAATGCCGAATGCCGGTTTGTACACGGGTGAACGTTTTGGAGCGGGTTCCACTTACAGTCAGGCACAGCGTTCCATATCAGGGCTCAAGGCTTCTCCTGCCCTTGATTTTGAAGAAAAGCTGGGTCCTGGCGAAGCGGTACAATATATTTTGGAATTAAAAAGTACAGATCAGACCGCAGCTTCAGCTCCAACAGGGGTGAAGGCTGCCTCTGTTCAGGATGGGGCGGTAGAGATTAATTGGCTTCAGGCAGAAGGCGTATCTTCCTATGATGTGCTGCGTGCTGACGGAACCGACGGGGCCTATCAGGTGATTGCCTCGCAAGTAGCGGGAAGCACGTATACAGACCGCACGGTAAAAGCCGGAGGCCACTATGTCTACAAAGTCCGAGCGACCGGAGGTACTCAGGTTTCCCAGGCAGCCGAGGCCGCTTAATCAGATCGGAATGCATATAGGACCTTAGAGTTCGAATACCTAACATCATTTCGAAATAAAACAAAAAAGAACCTATCAGGAGAAAATAGGACCTGACAGGTTCTTTTTTGTTGGAAAATCGTTCTGATTTGCCAATACTTTACGTATAATGAAGAAAAAAATAAGAAAATCCTTTTTTATTCTCGTCATAAGACGACAACATTGCAGGTGTGTATTCATATATAATAGTTTTGTTCGTGACTATACATACAAGGTTTGTGGGAAATTTCTTTCCGGTGACCAAGAATAATAAAGTGAGGTTAGTGCTGAATGAACAAGGAGACAGAATTAGGGGGGAACAACCCTCTTTTTCAAAACAACGTACAGAAAGCAGACAAAGCTGCCATCCACTTGGACATCCGGGACATTTTGCTCCAATGTGGGTTCACGATGCCAGAATGGCTAGAAAGCGACGCGGATGGAACCACATACCGGAAGGACAAGCGCGTGTAAATTCCAACGGCTGGTCTTACTTGAGCGAGACGTGAAGCAGTCGGCCGCTTTCTTTATTCCATCATTCGTTCCATTCGGACAAATGCAATAAAACGTTTGGCTTCTTCCTCAGACAAGGTGCGTCCATCAATGGTCAGGTTGAAACGTTGCAGAATATCCTCATCGGACAGTTCAAGCTGGTCCACAAATTCCCTCACATCTGAATCCAATATTGCCGCCGGATGGCTCGTACGTCCCACCAAGTAGTCAATCGTTACCCCGAAAATATCAGCGAGCTTGGTCAGGATCTCGAAATCTGGCTTGCGCCTATTTTTTTCATAGTGAGAAAGAGCTGCCCGCGTAATTCCGAGGGATTGTGCTAGTTCCTCTTGTTTTAATCCCTTATGTTCTCGTAATTCAGCGATGCGGGTGCCATAATTCATCCGTTTTTCCTCCTGAAGGCAAGGTTAAGAAAGGTAAAAAAGCAAGTTTACGCTTGACAAGATACGTTTTGTATCATAAATTAGTTATGTGAGTTACATAACGTATCTTTATTTAATAGTTTTCACTGATGTCTTCGTTTATATACCCTAAGAGGCCACCGATGATGAGCATTTTGTGCTTATTCGCTGGCTAGACCTTCTATGCGCTATTATACAACATTTTACTATAGATTAGAGGGTCATGCACCGTTCTTTTCCCCGTTATGCAGAGGATCAGTACAAGCGTTATTGCATCGAAAACAAGTCAATCAGGGAGGACTGGTCTTGTGCAGTTGAAAGAGTACATCCGTTTGATCCGTAAAAGAATGTGGTTGATTGGTAGCATCGTACTGCTAGTATGTACTGTAGTGGGCATAAAAAATATGTATTTTACCCCGCAGATTTATGAAGCTACCGCAAAGCTCATTATCAACCAGACGCCACGACCGGATCGTGCAGGTGTCGTCGATTACAGTGTAGTTCAAACGAATATAGCCTTAACGAACTCCTATAAGCAAATTATGATCTCCTCGGCGATTATGGATCAGGTGGTCGCCAGCTTCCCCGATCTTAAGGTCACTCCGTCAGCATTGGCGCAAAAATTAAGAGTGAACACCGCAGGTGATTCACAGGTCATGGATGTAACAATCCGCGATTTATCGTATACGAAGGCTGTGAAAACCGTCAATGCGGTAGCCAAAGTATTCAAACGGCAAATCCCCTCTATCATGAAAATGGACAATGTCACCATCCTAAGCGAAGCCAGTCTGAATGATCCAGCAGTTCC
The Paenibacillus peoriae DNA segment above includes these coding regions:
- a CDS encoding glycosyltransferase, with protein sequence MKIAIAHDYLIQMGGAERVVEVFHDMYPEAPIFTTVFSDDRLSRNLKDADIRATWLQKVPGVKANFKGVLPLYPIAIRDFDFRDFDIVLSSSSAFMKSIQVPKHTFHICYCHTPMRFAWDYDTYMARQSKSNLLKNMLKLYMNRLKTWDAKTSRNVDQFVANSSVVKRRILHYYQRDSDVIFPPINTSRFKRATNIGDYYLIVSRLVSYKRIDLAIEAFKRNGLKLRIVGEGPDRKRLEGMAAPNIEFLGRLEDEEVNKLMAECRALVFPGEEDFGITPLEANAAGRPVIAFQGGGALDTIVPHVNGVFFRKHQVEDVLEAVAKVEQHAWNVDDIITHARKFDEDNFKDQLKKYVEQAYVNFLKGG
- a CDS encoding UDP-glucose dehydrogenase family protein, translated to MKLAVIGTGYVGLVSGVCFAQKGNEVICVDLEQYKIDMLNRAESPIYEPGIEELIALNLEAGRLEFTSDLADAVRRSDIVILAVGTPSLANGEANLSYIEQAAADVGKAMNGYKIIMTKSTVPVGTNEKIKDVLARHTSLSFDIVSAPEFLREGSAINDTLHPDRIIIGLDNTGLRETMVTLHQVFTDKIYVTDIRSAEMIKYASNAFLATKISFINEIANICEKVGADVTCVADGMGMDKRIGSSFLQAGIGYGGSCFPKDTNALIQIAGNVDYEFKLLKSVVEVNTDQRFMIVSKLRESLGQLNGVSIGIWGLAFKPNTDDIREAPALEIVETLIQAGAIVKLYDPIAMDKFKEHVDHPNIVWCSSPQQAAEGSDAVCLLTDWEEFKKVDLVQLASLLRKPVLIDGRNVFAEEQIQGSGLEYYSVGRPRMSGWNRDKVEV
- a CDS encoding sugar phosphate nucleotidyltransferase, which encodes MKLVLLSGGSGKRLWPLSNDSRSKQFLKVLESPEGTSESMVQRVWRQLGDNGLSESSFIATGRAQVEMIQSQVGPNTRIIVEPERRDTFPAIALTATYLYSIAGVSPDEIVAILPVDPYVEDAFFASVAQLEHTLQESEGKLALIGVVPSYPSEKYGYIIPKNDATQGSTGYREVSHFQEKPDREQAERLIERNALWNCGVFAFKLSYLLDILASKGLPLNYEEMQKQYASLEKISFDYEVVEKEKDIVVLPYDGFWKDLGTWNTLTEEMSNQQVGRGVVTEDCVNTSLINELDIPVAIIGTNDLIVAASPDGILVTNKAESPRIKEVLKAHDQRPMYEERRWGQYRVVDYVKYDEGNEVLTKRIRVRKGKNISYQLHFKRSEIWTIISGEAEIILNEKLHKVKAGDVVRIPEGTKHSILAVTDVDFIEVQTGSELVEEDIVRFCMDWNEISRHQFIS
- a CDS encoding glycosyl hydrolase; translated protein: MRFNFIPLYRLIRHVLPVVILFSLLPVGFGDSLSVANAASLQPVNSDASIQARELYNYLLNISGKKIVTGQHDYLESPDELSNKVQKISQAYVGVHGYEMGAISGQSDATEAAQRKNVVDSAIRWDRSGGIVTMTFHEALPGRPLTWANVQAKVSQTEFNKYVTPGTTQYNLLIADLDKVAVSLKQLRDAGVPVLWRPYHEMNGDWFWWGNKNNFNQLWNIMYDRFTNTHQLNNLLWVWSPNAPNSYTVPYTPKYPGDDRVDILAVDIYNNDFKQSHYEGLLGLARNKPIAIGEHGEMPSSEVLQAQPKWVYSMTWGKMLTENNTTNQIQDYMNDSRSLTRDDVKNGLETIQPPGTDIPTLPDEGQSEPIPAPPVVIVPPAPTPPSVPDVVYVNGLRGEYFNNMNLNGSPVLIRTDSKLDYNWRANAADPKVNADQFSVRWTGKIKPQYSETYTFTTISDDGIRVWVDGKLVIDSWFKQSWTERKGSMTLEAGKMVDLKVEYYDEKGDAMARLMWESQHEAKAVIPGNALFLP
- a CDS encoding helix-turn-helix domain-containing protein — its product is MNYGTRIAELREHKGLKQEELAQSLGITRAALSHYEKNRRKPDFEILTKLADIFGVTIDYLVGRTSHPAAILDSDVREFVDQLELSDEDILQRFNLTIDGRTLSEEEAKRFIAFVRMERMME
- a CDS encoding YveK family protein; this translates as MQLKEYIRLIRKRMWLIGSIVLLVCTVVGIKNMYFTPQIYEATAKLIINQTPRPDRAGVVDYSVVQTNIALTNSYKQIMISSAIMDQVVASFPDLKVTPSALAQKLRVNTAGDSQVMDVTIRDLSYTKAVKTVNAVAKVFKRQIPSIMKMDNVTILSEASLNDPAVPVNSNATIQIFIAFATSLLLGIGLAFLLEVLDDTFKNEEDIEIELGLPTLALITKMKKEDKRSDSSTTTPKQVGEGQYAAINQ